From one Xiphophorus hellerii strain 12219 chromosome 18, Xiphophorus_hellerii-4.1, whole genome shotgun sequence genomic stretch:
- the LOC116707545 gene encoding olfactory receptor 1F12-like, with translation MQMMLNSTLAPYLILGAYFDTKQLKYLLFLIVLCMYILIVGSNVLLSAVIGFSRSLHEPMYVFLCALCANQLFGSTSLFPFLLLQILSDVHTISVPFCFLQVYCLHTYLGVEFFNLTIMSYDRYLAICHPLQYHSLMTVRKVAALIVAECVTAFIGVSIFTSMSFSLQRCRNVIDKVFCNNYSIVQLTCSDTTSNNIYGLVSTVVGVVCPVIFIFYTYMKILKVCYYGTKQTQQKAVSTCTPHLASIINFFFGVCFDILQSRFNTNHVPNIVKIFLSLYFLTCQPLFNPVMYGLNLSKIQQTWKRLFSVQRR, from the coding sequence ATGCAGATGATGTTAAACTCAACTCTTGCTCCATATTTGATTTTGGGGGCTTACTTTGATACCAAGCAGTTAAAGTACTTATTGTTCCTGATTGTCTTgtgtatgtatattttaatagttGGTTCTAATGTTCTGCTCAGTGCGGTTATTGGGTTTAGCAGGAGCTTACATGAACCTATGTATGTCTTTCTGTGTGCCCTGTGTGCCAATCAGCTGTTCGGCAGTACCAGCCTCTTCCCGTTCTTGTTGCTTCAGATCCTCTCTGATGTTCACACCATTTCTGTCCCATTCTGTTTCCTTCAGGTTTACTGTCTTCACACCTATCTGGGCGTAGAGTTTTTTAACCTGACTATCATGTCTTATGACAGATACCTGGCCATCTGTCATCCTCTGCAGTATCACTCCCTGATGACGGTGAGGAAAGTCGCAGCTCTCATTGTTGCTGAATGTGTAACTGCCTTTATCGGAGTCAGCATTTTCACCTCCATGAGTTTCTCTCTGCAACGCTGTAGAAACGTAATCGATAAAGTCTTCTGCAATAATTACTCCATTGTTCAGCTGACCTGCTCAGACACAACAAGCAATAATATTTATGGACTTGTGAGCACTGTTGTTGGAGTGGTTTGTccagtgatttttattttctacacatACATGAAGATCCTTAAAGTGTGCTACTACGGAACCAAACAAACCCAGCAGAAAGCTGTCAGTACCTGCACACCTCACCTGGCCTCCATCATTAACTTCTTCtttggtgtttgttttgatattttacaaAGCAGGTTTAATACAAACCATGTtccaaatattgtaaaaatattcttgtCCCTGTACTTTCTGACGTGTCAGCCGCTGTTTAACCCTGTGATGTACGGACTGAACCTGTCCAAAATACAACAAACCTGGAAGAGACTTTTTTCTGTCCAAAGGAGGTAA
- the LOC116707532 gene encoding olfactory receptor 11A1-like, protein MVVLQTKIRMKLNSSQVLYFTLTAYVDSGSLKYFCFFVILSLYVLIISCNVLLIVLICVNRTLHEPMFLFLCSLFVNELYGSLGLFPFLLVQILSDVHIIPAPLCFLQIFCIYTYASVEFTNLAVMSYDRYVAICCPLQYNSLMTSQRIVFLLFIIWLPPCLAVGGTAFLSSSLQLCGNVINKVYCSNHSIIKLACNDPTANNIYEFVMSFLTVCVPVSVIVYTYMRILQVCFSGSKQTRQKAVSTCTPHLASIINFSFGVSFEILQSRFNMNTVPSFIRILLSLYFLTCQTVFNPVLYGLNMSKIRSMCKKLVLNSVRKCSP, encoded by the coding sequence ATGGttgttttacaaactaaaattaGGATGAAATTAAACTCCTCTCAGGTTTTGTATTTCACTCTGACTGCCTATGTGGACTCTGGTTCcctgaaatatttctgtttctttgtcatCCTGTCTCTGTATGTTCTGATTATCAGCTGTAACGTCCTGCTGATCGTGTTGATCTGTGTGAACCGGACCTTACATGAACCCATGttcctgttcctctgcagcctgTTTGTGAACGAACTGTACGGCAGTTTGGGTTTGTTTCCCTTCCTGCTGGTTCAGATCCTCTCTGATGTTCACATCATTCCTGCTCCTCTTTGTTTCCTGcagattttctgtatttatacGTATGCAAGTGTAGAGTTTACTAACTTAGCCGTCATGTCTTATGACAGATATGTAGCGATCTGCTGTCCTCTGCAGTATAACTCCCTGATGACTTCACAGAGGATAGTTTTCCTGCTGTTCATCATATGGCTGCCTCCCTGTCTAGCGGTCGGGGGAACGGCCTTTCTGAGttcctctctgcagctctgtgggAACGTCATCAATAAGGTTTACTGTAGCAATCACTCCATCATCAAGCTGGCCTGTAACGACCCCACAGCCAATAACATCTATGAATTTGTGATGTCTTTCCTCACAGTCTGTGTTCCTGTTTCTGTTATCGTCTACACCTACATGAGGATCCTTCAGGTGTGTTTCTCTGGGTCCAAACAGACCCGGCAGAAAGCCGTCAGTACCTGCACCCCCCACCTTGCTTCTATAATCAACTTCTCCTTCGGTGTTTCCTTTGAAATATTGCAGAGCAGATTTAACATGAATACTGTTCCCAGTTTTATCAGAATACTTTTATCTCTGTATTTTCTGACGTGTCAGACGGTTTTTAACCCGGTTCTGTACGGCCTGAATATGTCCAAAATACGCAGCATGTGTAAAAAGCTGGTTCTGAACTCTGTGAGGAAATGTTCACCATga